One Desulfobulbus propionicus DSM 2032 DNA segment encodes these proteins:
- a CDS encoding Chromate resistance protein ChrB — protein sequence METQNWLLLTYKVPPEPAKKRISLWRKLKGMGAVYLQNGVCLLPKTDDYTRRLKILENEIIEMGGDAVILEAVALDKAQENKVVARFKADRDEEYKEFLDKCKDFEAEIAKETAASHFTYAELEENDVDLKKLHSWLEKIRKLDFYGTNLAEEAQKRLADCESLLDAYAQRVFEVQDENR from the coding sequence ATGGAGACACAAAATTGGTTGTTGCTGACGTATAAAGTACCACCGGAGCCGGCAAAGAAGCGTATTTCCCTTTGGCGAAAGCTGAAAGGGATGGGAGCTGTTTATCTGCAGAACGGTGTTTGTTTACTCCCAAAAACCGATGACTACACCCGACGATTGAAGATACTGGAGAATGAGATCATTGAAATGGGTGGCGACGCAGTGATTCTGGAAGCTGTGGCCCTAGACAAGGCTCAGGAAAACAAAGTGGTAGCACGATTCAAGGCAGACCGTGACGAAGAATACAAAGAGTTCCTTGATAAATGTAAAGATTTCGAAGCAGAAATCGCCAAGGAAACCGCCGCCAGCCACTTTACCTACGCTGAGTTGGAAGAAAACGACGTCGACCTGAAAAAACTCCACTCCTGGCTGGAAAAAATCCGCAAGCTCGACTTCTACGGAACCAATCTCGCCGAAGAGGCCCAGAAACGGTTGGCAGACTGTGAATCCCTGCTGGATGCCTATGCGCAGCGGGTATTCGAAGTGCAGGATGAAAATCGTTAA
- a CDS encoding recombinase family protein has product MRLFGYARVSTSQQSLDLQVKALKNEGVRANRIFTDKISGSHLDREGLQMLRLKVEEGDVILVKKLDRLGRDTADMIQLVKEFDEMGVAIRFLDDGISTEGSMGKMVVTILSAVAQAERQRILERTNEGRLEAKAKGIKFGRKPFVDKEKVRSLRGQGIGATDIARQLNIGRSTVYKILESNQSSRISPVVENAMNS; this is encoded by the coding sequence ATGCGACTCTTTGGGTATGCTCGCGTTTCAACCAGCCAACAATCTCTGGACCTCCAGGTGAAGGCACTCAAGAACGAAGGCGTTCGGGCAAACAGAATTTTTACCGATAAGATCTCCGGCAGTCACTTGGACCGAGAAGGTCTTCAAATGCTCCGGCTCAAAGTTGAGGAAGGAGATGTCATTTTGGTGAAGAAGCTTGACCGGCTTGGTCGTGACACGGCAGACATGATCCAACTTGTTAAAGAATTTGATGAAATGGGGGTTGCCATCAGGTTTCTGGATGACGGAATCAGCACGGAAGGGAGCATGGGTAAGATGGTGGTTACTATCCTGTCAGCTGTGGCCCAAGCGGAACGACAGCGGATACTTGAGCGTACCAACGAAGGACGGTTGGAAGCCAAGGCTAAGGGAATTAAATTTGGTCGCAAACCCTTTGTGGATAAAGAGAAGGTTCGGTCTCTTCGCGGACAAGGTATTGGTGCAACGGATATAGCCAGACAATTAAATATCGGCAGATCGACTGTTTATAAAATTCTAGAATCAAATCAATCATCGCGAATCTCACCAGTTGTCGAAAACGCCATGAATTCATGA
- a CDS encoding sigma-54-dependent transcriptional regulator, translated as MATILIVDDDFILNGLIEKHLKRAGHQTEPALTVAQGLALARSGNFDLILLDVQLPDGNSLDFFSAFSEVASAPEIIIMTGSGDPDGAKKAIQFGAWGYLEKPHAVRDLLLPVTRALQFRAEKKKIGVLPVALKREAIIGSSASLTGCLDFVAKAAIGDASVLLTGETGTGKEVFARAIHDNSPRASHPFVVVDCAALPENLIESTLFGHVKGSFTGAERTTSGLVKMAHGGTLFLDEVGEMPLRIQKTFLRVLQEHRFRPVGDSKEEYSNFRLIAATNRDLDSAVDNGAFRADLLFRLRSLALHLPPLRERKQDIRELTLHFLKRLCVLHKVSSKGIDDELIEYLLAHDWPGNVRELQQTIEQVFVNALHYPTLYAFHLPEHFRVRKTLASMTMAPAAAPHATDIDSRPLAGPPPSWKDHKTASECRYLKHLLAFTRGDVREACRVSGLSRSRLYQLINQYNLTSPERSSP; from the coding sequence ATGGCTACGATTCTCATCGTCGATGACGATTTTATTCTCAACGGACTGATTGAAAAGCATCTCAAGCGGGCCGGCCATCAAACCGAACCTGCCCTGACGGTTGCGCAAGGACTGGCATTGGCCCGCTCCGGCAACTTCGATCTCATCCTTCTCGATGTGCAACTGCCGGACGGCAACAGTCTGGATTTCTTTTCCGCGTTCTCCGAGGTCGCCTCAGCCCCGGAAATCATCATCATGACCGGCAGCGGTGACCCGGATGGCGCCAAGAAAGCCATTCAATTCGGCGCATGGGGGTACCTGGAAAAACCCCATGCGGTCCGCGATCTGCTTTTGCCGGTGACCCGGGCCCTGCAGTTTCGAGCCGAAAAGAAAAAAATTGGCGTGTTGCCCGTTGCCCTCAAAAGAGAAGCCATCATCGGCAGCAGTGCATCGTTGACGGGATGTCTCGATTTCGTCGCCAAGGCGGCGATCGGTGATGCGAGCGTGCTCCTCACGGGAGAAACGGGCACCGGCAAGGAAGTCTTTGCCCGGGCCATCCATGACAACTCGCCCAGGGCCTCGCATCCCTTTGTTGTGGTCGACTGCGCGGCCCTGCCGGAAAATCTGATTGAAAGCACCTTGTTCGGCCATGTCAAGGGATCGTTCACCGGCGCGGAGCGGACAACGAGCGGCTTGGTCAAAATGGCCCACGGCGGCACCCTGTTTCTGGATGAGGTCGGGGAAATGCCGTTGAGAATCCAGAAAACCTTCCTGCGTGTCCTGCAGGAGCATCGGTTTCGACCCGTTGGCGATTCCAAGGAGGAATACAGCAACTTTCGCCTCATCGCGGCCACCAACCGCGATCTGGATTCTGCGGTGGACAACGGGGCGTTCCGTGCGGATCTGCTTTTTCGTTTGCGCTCGCTGGCCCTTCACTTACCGCCGCTGCGAGAGCGGAAACAGGATATCCGCGAATTGACCCTGCATTTTCTCAAGCGCCTGTGCGTGCTCCACAAGGTGAGCAGCAAAGGCATCGATGACGAGCTCATCGAGTATCTCCTGGCCCACGATTGGCCCGGCAATGTCAGGGAGTTGCAACAGACCATCGAACAGGTGTTCGTCAACGCCCTCCATTATCCCACCTTGTATGCCTTTCATCTGCCAGAGCATTTTCGCGTACGCAAGACGCTCGCCAGCATGACAATGGCGCCAGCCGCCGCTCCTCATGCCACGGACATCGATTCCCGGCCGCTTGCTGGCCCGCCGCCCTCGTGGAAAGACCACAAGACGGCTTCGGAATGTCGATACCTCAAACACCTGCTCGCCTTCACCCGGGGGGATGTCCGGGAGGCGTGCCGTGTCTCTGGCCTCTCCCGCTCCAGGTTGTACCAATTGATCAACCAATACAACCTGACAAGTCCAGAACGCTCCTCGCCTTGA
- a CDS encoding Tn3 family transposase, which yields MPVDFLTSEQKACYGQFSGEPNEVQLARYFHLDEADLAFINNRRGDQNRFGVALQVGCVRFLGTFLFDLSRVPVNAQWFIARQLDITDVGILSKYAQRETTRREHTALIRNQYQYREFTWPWSFRLNRLLYTRSWISNERPSLLFDLATGWLTQNKILLPGASTLTRLISEVRERATNRLWQRLSALPAPTQIAKLETLFQIPEGSRTSRFDRFRKGPVTISGPAFNEAVDRYQELKTFGMHELDFTGIPPVRFKNIARHAGMISMHKIARMPESKRTAILVAFARAYVTIAFDEALDVLDLLITEIAGEAKKLGQKKRLRTLKDLDKSALALAEVCALILNESMQDELLRPTIFAKMPPERLAESIATVHDLARPYDDNFQDEMVEQYGRVRRFLPRLLHVIKFKAAPAGKSTLEAHQYLAGLLESRKQLLDEAPLDIVSNSWKRMVFDKEGRVTKRGYTLCFLDKLQDSLRRRDVYVENSDRWGDPRAKLLQGQEWQANRIQVCRSLGHPLNPQEAIDALVRQLDDTYKQVASRFDDNAVELDLSGKRPTLTITHFDKLDDPASLTILSQQIEALVPNVDLTELLLEIHTHTGFADEFTHVSEANARVDDLTVSICAVLLAEACNIGLEPLIKHHVPALTRHRLNWVKQNYLRAETLVKANAKLVDYQSTLYLARKWGGGEVASADGMRFVTPVRTINAGPNRKYFGSSRGITWYNFISDQFSGFHGIVIPGTLRDSIFVLEGLLEQQTGLNPVEIMTDTAGASDMVFGLFWLLGYQFSPRLADAGESVFWRVDKNADYGVLDDLARSCVNTHKIEQHWDDMMRIAGSLKLGTVQASELIRSLLKSDRPSSLAQAIIEAGRINKTLYLLNYVDDEDYRRRILTQLNRGEGRHAVARAICHGQRGEIRKRYREGQEDQLGTLGLVTNALVLWNTIYMQAALDHLKEQGKDVKEEDEARLSPLSHKHVNMLGHYSFTLAEQVLKGQLRPLKQPSELDGWS from the coding sequence ATGCCCGTCGATTTTTTAACCTCGGAACAGAAAGCCTGCTACGGCCAATTTTCTGGGGAACCTAACGAAGTGCAGCTGGCCCGATATTTTCACCTGGATGAAGCTGACCTTGCTTTTATCAATAACCGGCGTGGTGATCAAAACCGTTTTGGTGTCGCCTTACAGGTGGGCTGTGTTCGATTTCTAGGAACCTTCCTCTTCGACCTGTCACGGGTACCTGTCAACGCGCAATGGTTCATTGCCCGACAGCTTGATATCACTGATGTTGGGATACTGTCTAAATATGCTCAAAGGGAGACCACGCGAAGAGAGCATACTGCTCTCATCCGCAATCAGTATCAATACCGAGAATTCACATGGCCCTGGTCGTTCCGGCTGAACCGCTTACTCTATACACGCAGTTGGATCAGTAACGAGAGACCAAGCCTACTGTTTGACCTGGCCACTGGATGGTTGACTCAAAATAAGATCCTTCTGCCCGGTGCTTCCACATTGACACGTTTGATTTCAGAGGTGCGCGAACGAGCTACCAATCGTTTATGGCAACGATTATCGGCGTTGCCTGCCCCAACGCAAATTGCCAAGCTAGAGACGTTGTTTCAGATCCCGGAAGGGTCAAGAACTTCTCGTTTTGATCGCTTCCGCAAGGGGCCGGTGACAATCAGTGGTCCCGCCTTCAATGAGGCAGTTGACCGTTATCAGGAGCTGAAGACCTTCGGCATGCATGAGCTCGATTTCACAGGTATCCCGCCGGTACGCTTTAAGAACATAGCCCGTCACGCTGGTATGATCTCTATGCACAAAATCGCTCGCATGCCGGAGAGTAAGCGTACTGCTATTCTGGTTGCCTTCGCCAGAGCGTATGTGACCATCGCCTTCGATGAAGCCCTGGACGTGCTGGATTTACTGATTACCGAGATCGCCGGTGAGGCTAAAAAGCTGGGCCAGAAGAAACGGCTACGTACATTGAAGGATTTAGATAAATCTGCGCTGGCGCTGGCAGAGGTTTGTGCTCTGATACTCAACGAAAGCATGCAGGATGAACTGCTGAGGCCGACTATCTTTGCCAAAATGCCACCTGAAAGACTGGCGGAATCCATTGCCACTGTCCATGACCTGGCTCGGCCCTACGACGATAACTTCCAAGATGAAATGGTGGAGCAGTATGGCCGGGTCAGGCGTTTCTTGCCGAGATTATTGCATGTTATCAAATTTAAAGCAGCTCCTGCGGGGAAATCAACTCTTGAAGCCCATCAGTATTTGGCCGGGTTATTGGAATCACGCAAACAGTTATTGGATGAGGCCCCACTGGACATTGTTTCTAATTCCTGGAAACGCATGGTGTTTGATAAAGAAGGGAGAGTAACCAAACGAGGTTATACGCTGTGTTTTCTTGATAAGTTGCAAGACAGCCTGCGCCGCCGGGACGTCTATGTCGAAAATAGTGATCGTTGGGGTGATCCACGTGCCAAACTACTACAGGGCCAGGAATGGCAAGCTAACCGAATTCAGGTGTGTCGGTCACTTGGTCATCCTCTGAATCCCCAAGAGGCCATTGATGCTCTGGTGCGCCAACTGGATGATACGTATAAACAGGTAGCCAGCAGATTTGATGACAATGCGGTTGAGCTCGACCTGTCCGGCAAACGGCCAACGTTGACGATTACACACTTTGATAAATTGGATGACCCCGCCAGCCTAACTATCCTCTCACAACAAATTGAGGCCTTGGTTCCCAACGTGGATCTTACAGAGCTGCTACTGGAAATCCATACTCACACCGGCTTCGCTGACGAATTTACTCATGTCAGTGAAGCCAATGCTCGCGTCGATGACCTGACTGTCAGCATCTGCGCAGTACTATTGGCGGAGGCTTGCAACATAGGGTTGGAACCACTGATCAAGCACCATGTGCCCGCATTGACTCGACACCGTCTGAACTGGGTCAAACAGAATTACCTGCGTGCCGAAACATTGGTAAAGGCAAACGCCAAACTGGTGGACTATCAATCTACTTTATATCTAGCCAGGAAATGGGGTGGTGGCGAGGTCGCTTCCGCCGACGGAATGCGGTTTGTCACACCGGTCCGCACTATTAATGCCGGGCCAAATCGAAAATACTTCGGCTCTAGCCGGGGCATTACCTGGTACAACTTTATCTCTGATCAATTCTCAGGGTTTCATGGTATTGTTATCCCTGGAACATTGCGCGATTCCATCTTTGTGCTTGAGGGATTGCTGGAGCAGCAGACCGGTCTGAACCCGGTGGAAATTATGACCGATACCGCCGGTGCAAGCGATATGGTATTCGGTTTGTTCTGGTTACTTGGTTATCAATTCTCACCGCGCCTTGCTGACGCTGGCGAATCCGTATTCTGGCGCGTGGACAAGAATGCCGACTATGGCGTATTAGATGACCTAGCACGTAGTTGCGTCAATACACACAAGATCGAGCAGCATTGGGACGACATGATGCGTATTGCCGGTTCACTCAAACTTGGTACCGTGCAGGCATCCGAGTTGATCCGATCTCTACTGAAAAGTGATCGTCCTTCCAGCCTGGCGCAAGCCATTATTGAAGCGGGTCGGATCAACAAAACTTTGTATCTGCTAAATTACGTGGATGATGAGGACTACCGTCGCCGGATTCTGACGCAGTTGAATCGCGGCGAAGGCCGTCATGCCGTCGCACGGGCTATTTGTCACGGTCAGCGGGGCGAAATTCGCAAACGGTACCGGGAAGGTCAGGAAGATCAACTTGGCACGCTTGGCTTGGTGACCAACGCTCTGGTGTTGTGGAATACAATTTATATGCAGGCCGCCCTTGATCATCTAAAAGAACAGGGGAAGGATGTGAAAGAAGAGGATGAAGCCAGATTATCCCCTCTCAGCCATAAACATGTGAATATGCTCGGCCATTACTCGTTTACCTTGGCGGAACAAGTACTGAAGGGCCAACTCAGGCCGTTAAAGCAGCCATCTGAACTGGACGGATGGTCTTAG
- a CDS encoding iron-sulfur cluster assembly scaffold protein, whose amino-acid sequence MYSSEVAQMTCVAKGPNHGPAAIPQEGRWTQAKEIKDIAGLTHGVGWCAPQQGACKLTLNVKEGIIEEALVEVIGCSGMTHSAAMAAEILPGKTILEALNTDLVCDAINTAMRELFLQIVYGRSQTAFSEGGLPIGAGLEDLGKGLRSQVGTMYGTKAKGVRYLDMAEGYVTRLGLDANDEVIGYEFVHLGKMMEMIHRGTGADEALTRATGSYGRFSEAVRTINPRHE is encoded by the coding sequence ATGTACTCTTCAGAAGTGGCACAGATGACCTGCGTGGCCAAAGGACCCAATCACGGTCCCGCGGCCATCCCCCAGGAAGGCCGATGGACCCAGGCCAAAGAGATTAAAGATATCGCCGGTCTGACCCACGGGGTCGGCTGGTGTGCCCCCCAGCAGGGCGCCTGCAAACTCACCCTCAACGTCAAGGAGGGCATTATCGAGGAGGCCCTGGTCGAGGTGATCGGCTGTTCGGGCATGACTCACTCGGCGGCCATGGCGGCCGAGATCCTGCCGGGCAAGACCATCCTCGAAGCTCTCAACACCGATCTGGTCTGCGATGCTATCAACACCGCCATGCGTGAACTCTTTCTCCAGATCGTCTATGGCCGCTCGCAGACAGCCTTTTCCGAGGGTGGCCTGCCCATCGGCGCCGGTCTGGAGGACCTGGGCAAGGGGCTGCGCAGCCAGGTGGGCACTATGTATGGCACCAAGGCCAAGGGGGTGCGCTACCTCGATATGGCTGAAGGATATGTGACCCGGCTCGGCCTCGATGCCAACGACGAAGTGATCGGCTATGAGTTTGTCCATCTCGGCAAGATGATGGAGATGATTCATCGGGGTACCGGCGCCGACGAAGCCCTCACCAGGGCCACCGGCAGCTACGGCCGCTTCTCCGAGGCGGTACGAACCATCAATCCCCGGCACGAATAA
- a CDS encoding MFS transporter — MQKSIDTQDAPTESQGQPQGWLNRTVIGAGITSALGDFCYETTTVILPGFLAVLGLPPAVLGTIEGIADAVASFTKMISGFIADKLGHRKLLVVIGYGLTPIGQFLIALAAGWPLILWGRIISWFGKGLRGPLRDAIVMQAVQPETRGRAFGFHRATDTIGAVLGPLLGVALLGWVQGWNGHDGSFAFRVVLWLSVIPGVLAVVAFFTLVRDPEHSPNPALRFFHTLRGLPLRFKRYLAAVGIFGIGDFSHSLLILAATQLLTETMGVVHAAQVAGLLYVWRNVVQVVVSFPIGVLADRFGHMPTLIAGYVLGVLTAILTAAAFALRIDSIVFLGVIFLVAGLYMAVQEALESTVTAEMVSQELLATAVGALGTVNGTAKFISSTVVGVLWTAISPVFSFGLAAVLMLAGTLVLRQAGGAQQS; from the coding sequence ATGCAAAAATCTATCGATACCCAGGATGCACCAACCGAATCTCAAGGTCAGCCGCAGGGCTGGCTTAATCGCACCGTAATAGGTGCTGGCATCACCAGTGCATTGGGTGATTTCTGCTATGAAACCACCACGGTCATCCTGCCGGGGTTCCTGGCGGTCCTTGGCCTGCCACCGGCTGTTCTGGGGACGATCGAGGGCATTGCCGATGCCGTGGCCAGCTTCACCAAGATGATCTCCGGCTTCATTGCCGACAAACTCGGGCACCGCAAGTTGCTAGTTGTGATTGGCTACGGCCTGACCCCGATTGGCCAGTTTCTGATCGCCTTGGCCGCCGGTTGGCCCCTTATCCTCTGGGGCAGGATCATCTCCTGGTTTGGCAAGGGATTGCGTGGCCCACTCCGCGATGCCATTGTCATGCAGGCGGTGCAGCCGGAAACCCGTGGTCGGGCTTTTGGTTTTCATCGGGCCACCGATACCATTGGCGCTGTGCTCGGTCCCCTGCTGGGCGTTGCTCTACTGGGATGGGTTCAAGGATGGAATGGGCATGACGGATCGTTTGCCTTCCGTGTTGTGTTGTGGCTCTCGGTTATCCCTGGTGTTCTGGCTGTAGTCGCATTTTTCACCCTGGTGCGAGATCCTGAACACTCTCCCAACCCGGCGTTGCGGTTTTTTCATACCCTGCGCGGGTTGCCGCTGCGGTTCAAGCGCTATTTAGCGGCGGTTGGTATTTTTGGTATCGGCGATTTTTCCCATAGCCTGCTGATCCTGGCGGCTACCCAACTGTTGACCGAAACTATGGGTGTGGTTCATGCGGCGCAGGTTGCTGGTCTTCTCTACGTTTGGCGCAATGTGGTCCAGGTAGTCGTCTCCTTTCCCATCGGTGTCCTTGCCGACCGTTTTGGCCACATGCCGACCCTGATCGCCGGATATGTGCTAGGTGTGCTCACTGCCATCTTGACTGCTGCCGCTTTTGCCCTTCGCATCGACAGTATCGTCTTCTTGGGAGTGATTTTCCTGGTTGCTGGTTTGTATATGGCGGTGCAGGAAGCTCTGGAATCGACGGTGACCGCCGAAATGGTCAGCCAGGAACTGCTCGCTACCGCAGTGGGTGCATTGGGCACAGTCAACGGCACTGCCAAATTTATCTCCAGCACCGTGGTCGGCGTCCTGTGGACGGCAATATCGCCGGTGTTCAGCTTTGGCCTGGCAGCTGTGCTGATGCTGGCCGGCACCCTTGTTTTACGACAGGCAGGCGGTGCACAACAATCATGA
- a CDS encoding prenyltransferase/squalene oxidase repeat-containing protein translates to MIIDLFRIKQDTSQYILERSCPRGGFCFYRLDEPSPQDTYFALATLDLLQVHYDIKPTIRYLQAIQQPDGGYVSLAQAFFVLSSLHLLERQPLFDPAAGVDIFTIQLVDLALRPADASPSLFHAIDQLATLRAILGLEWQYTQRTAILQVIESFHHQTNGGFGMESSATLPDTYRVTRILKHLDSTVPLDTLVPFLRACEHPVFGFTGKPGTALFFLEYLHAGLALCRELACIPTFPAACLSALLRCQTDTGGFARAHLAIASMDDTYRAIHGLTLLEQTGTL, encoded by the coding sequence ATGATCATTGATCTGTTCAGAATCAAACAAGATACCTCTCAATATATTCTTGAGCGATCCTGTCCGAGGGGAGGATTTTGTTTTTACCGCCTTGATGAGCCAAGTCCCCAAGACACCTATTTTGCGCTGGCCACCCTCGACCTTTTGCAGGTTCATTACGACATTAAACCAACCATTCGCTACCTTCAGGCCATTCAGCAGCCCGATGGCGGTTATGTTTCCCTGGCCCAGGCCTTTTTTGTGCTGTCGAGCCTGCACCTCTTGGAACGCCAGCCGCTTTTCGATCCTGCGGCCGGCGTTGACATCTTCACCATACAACTGGTCGATCTCGCTCTTCGGCCTGCCGACGCCTCTCCTTCCCTTTTTCATGCCATAGATCAGCTCGCCACGCTACGAGCAATTCTGGGTCTGGAATGGCAGTATACCCAGAGAACAGCTATTCTTCAGGTAATCGAGTCTTTTCACCACCAAACGAATGGCGGTTTCGGTATGGAGAGCAGTGCCACCTTGCCCGACACCTATCGCGTCACCCGCATCCTCAAACATCTCGACTCCACCGTGCCACTGGATACCCTTGTCCCCTTCCTCCGCGCCTGCGAACATCCCGTCTTTGGCTTTACCGGCAAGCCGGGAACCGCGCTCTTTTTTCTGGAATACCTGCATGCGGGCTTGGCTCTGTGTCGGGAACTTGCCTGCATTCCGACCTTTCCCGCTGCCTGCTTGTCAGCGCTTCTGCGGTGTCAAACCGACACCGGCGGCTTTGCCCGCGCCCATTTAGCCATAGCCTCTATGGATGATACCTACCGCGCTATCCACGGATTAACCCTTCTGGAACAGACGGGTACCTTGTAG
- the uxx1 gene encoding UXX-star selenoprotein family 1, giving the protein MSQSIIYGKHGUPYTTSARAAHPDHIYHDVKAEPRRMEEMLQHSLGQRRVPVLVIDGKVTVGYGGS; this is encoded by the coding sequence ATGAGCCAGAGCATCATCTATGGAAAACATGGTTGACCCTACACCACCAGCGCCCGGGCGGCGCATCCCGATCATATCTATCATGACGTCAAGGCGGAACCTCGCCGCATGGAGGAAATGCTGCAACACAGCCTGGGGCAGCGCAGGGTGCCGGTGCTTGTCATCGACGGCAAGGTGACCGTGGGCTACGGTGGCTCCTGA